A region of the Phaseolus vulgaris cultivar G19833 chromosome 11, P. vulgaris v2.0, whole genome shotgun sequence genome:
aaaggatggcaaatggagaatgtgttgtgattgtagagccatcaacaacatcaccatcaagtataggcatccaatcccaagacTTGATGATATGTTTGATGAACTACATGGGTCAatcatattttccaaaattgatcttaaaagtggatatcaccaaattagaatcaaggagggtgatgagtagaaaaccgcttttaaaacCAAAGTTGGACTATATgaatggttggtgatgccctttggtctcactaacgcacctagtaccttcatgaggctcatgaatcatgtcttgagagattgcataggtaaatatgtagtagtttattttgatgatatcttagtttatAGTCAAAACCTAGATGACCACCTAagacaccttagggaagtttttCTAGTGCTTAGAAATAATAGTTTGTTTGCAAATAGTGATAAGTGTACTTTTTGTGTTGATAACATAGTTTTTCTAGGTTTTgtagtaaacaaaaagggggtacatgttgaccccgaaaaaatcaaagccatccaagaatAGCCCACTCtacaaaatgtaggagatgttaggagtttTCATGGTTTGGCTAGCTTCTATATACGTTTTAtgcctaacttctcaagtctagcttcaccactaaatgagttagtgaagaaagacactacATTTTGTTGAAATGAAAGGCATGAACAAGCCTTCAataggctaaaagctcaactcactaatgcacccattctagctttaccaaattttgctaaaacttttgagctagagtgtgatgcatcgggggttggcataggtgcggttttgttacAAGGAGGGCATCcgattgcttattttagtgaaaaacttcaagGAGCCACCCTTAattaccccacctatgacaaaagctctatgcacttgtgagggccttaaagacttgggaacactatcttgtttttaaagaatttgtcatacatagtgatcatgagtctttaaaatatttgaaaggccaacacaagctcaataaACGCCAtgcaaaatggatggaatttcttgaacaatttccttatgtcatcaaatacaagaagggaaGCACAAATATAGTGGTggatgctctctcaaggagacatgtgctcttttcaaaacttggtgctcaaattcttggatttgacaacATAAGAGAAATTTATCAAAAAGACCAAGACTTTGCATTCATCTTTGCTAAATGTGAACGTAGAGCACAAGAAGGTTACTATGTATCTGAGgggtatttttttaaagaaggaaaactttgtatTCCGCAAGGCacacatagaaaacttcttgtaaaggaatcacatgaagggggtctcatgggccattttggagttgacaaaactcttgatcttttaaaaggaaacttcttttggccacacatgagaagagatgtccaaagacattgttttaggtgtatttcatgtttaaaagctaaggctaaaacaatgcctcatggactctatacccctctaccgattgcaaatgctccaaGGGAAgatattagcatggatttcatcttaggacttcctaggactgcaagaggttatgactccatttttgtggtagtggatcgttttagtaaaatggcacattttattccttgtcacaaagtggatgatgctcaaatatttctaaactcttctttagagaagtggtaagacttcatggttTACCAAAGAGTATAGTATCGGATAGAGATCCAAAGTTTATAAGCCATTTTTGGAAAACACTTTGGGAAAAAATTGGCACTAGACTACAATTTTCCACATCATGTCATCCTCAAATGGATGGACAAACCGaggtagtcaatagatctcttgatACTATGCTTAGGGCAATCATGAAGGggagccacaaatcttgggatgagtaccttccccatattgaATTTGTCTACAATAGAGTAATTCACaaaactactaatgcttctccttttaaagttgtatatggttttaaccctcttactcctttagatttgctaccccttcctaatccacaagattttgtgcataagcaAGGAGCTATCAAAGatgaatttgttaagaaaatgcatgagaaggttaaaatgcaaatacaacaacaaactgAGAAATATgtcaaatacaacaataaagggaagagagaaatcatTTTTTAGGAAGGatacttagtttggcttcatcttaggaaggataggtttccaactaagagaaagtccaaacttagtccccgtggtgatggacccttccaaatcctcaagaaaGTCAATAATAATGCTTACAAATTAGACTTACCtgttgaatatggagtacatgatacttttaatgtcattgACTTGTCTCCTTTCGTAGGTACCAATGAAGAAGATGacgccttggatttgaggacaaatcctttataagggggaggggatgatggaagaggacCAAGCACCAACCCAAAGGAGAGCCAAACATCAAGACATATTGGGCCAACTACAAgggctaagaggtttgaagaggattggaacactgctactgatggcagagagaCTTACCTCTACATGTTCCAAGTTGTCCAAATTCAAGCATAGCAtagtctttaaattcttgtcaaagtagcataggaattttctttgtaaaattgtttaattgtaATTAGGTTGAATGTAGGcatctaaaaaccaacctaagttagattagggtttctagaaacaCCTAATCTAACTAAGGCCGGACATTTAGACCTAATTGAAGCACATGAAGCACACCTAGTCACACTTACCATGTGAGCTACAATTAGGCGCCAACTTTCAAACCTTTAGGTTTTGAATTTCCCACCATTTGCCTTGGCCATTTTCGGTCCTCCTtggctataaaaggaggagcctacctcatgtatttcgaagattaattcattagtgaaatgttgccaattttgtgtcattctcactctttgcctAAAACCTCTTAGGATTAGGCTCTTAATCTTCCTACCGTCACCTTccaagtgagatggcctcaccactcactctTCATAGTtagcatgcaccttcaaggagtccAGCTCTCTACGTGAGATCCTTGTTCAACCTTCAATCCATGGAGCTTCCGCAAATCACCTTCAAAACCgcaaagaagaagacacaaatccatcacCCACTAACTTCAACATATGCATATACATTAAGGGTCTTTATTCATAACGATCATCCTCACCCATTTAGGTTATATATGGATGTGATGCATGTTCCGGGATGCGGTGCAATAATGACATCATGGATAACATAGTCCTTAAAATGAAACCATCACCAATCAACTTCAACTTTAGACCGATTCCCATTTATAACTATAGATGGGTGGCGAGGGCAGAATACACATAGTCGTACTGAAGGAGGACACGTTCAGGCAAGTGCAACTGTCTGCAGGTGCCTAAGCGATTGTACCTCAAAAATAAGGATATCCAATCAAAAGAATGAGCTGCCATATGGTCATTGTAAGGGTTAAATCTAACTTCATGCAATTTGATCTTGTCTAACTGCAATCGAACAAATCAAGTGATGAGAGTCTGCCAACATCTTATCGCATGCATTGAGGATTATCCTCCGCAAACGTGTGACGCCTGTTCTCGCCAGTTGACTTAGCCgtcgttgacttcaaaggcagatggtggctcctcctatCTCCTCGTGGTTTCTACTCTCTCCTAGGATAGCTAAGAGTGGCttcgttgaaacagagggggccctacctgctTTATCCCCAACTCTGTGCACAGTTTTCCCaactgttggcttgcaaactgggtgtCGTTATCAAACACCAAGCGTTTTGGGATTCTAAAACGACATActatattcttccatacgaagtgCTGGATCTTATGAGCTGTGATTTGCGCCACTGGCTCGGCCTCTATTCACTCCGtaaagtactcgatggcaaccaTAAGGTACTTCATTTGACGCACCGCTAAAGGGAATGGTCCCAAaatatcgattccccaagtatgaaacgaccATGGGCTGTGGACCGATCACAACTCCTCTTGGGGCGCATTGTTCCAGTCAGCGTGTCTTTGGCACTGCTCACATCGTTGTGTGTGCCtcgtgcaatcttccctcatggttggccagtagtaccctgcacAAATGACTTTCGAAGAGAGAGATCGATcgccgatgtgactcccacatatcccCTCGTGGAGTTCTATCATGATGCGTGTGCATTGTTCGCCACTTACGCAGGCCAAGATAGGATGGGTATACCCATGTCTGAACAAATTCCCATCCACCAGGGTATACCTACTCGAATTTTTCTTGATTATTTGGCCTCTGTGGGCTCCAGCAGGAGTATCCCGTCCGCCAAGTAGCGTctatagggtgtcatccaggtttctccTACTTCAACTAAGAAAACGTGCAATGACTCTCCCCCCACTAAGGTGTATACGCTTATTCTAGGGGTCTTCAATGTCTCTtcggtcaacgaccgatgactcctctTAACGCCCTTCAAGGTGCTTATCTGCTGGACTTCTGCTGTGAGGGTTGTAGTTGTTCGAGGCGTCCTCAGGGTCTCCTGTATGACTGTCCTCTACCtgcccccttgcctgaactgacgagctttgctagcaagtcaACTTGGGTATTCTGTTCTCTGGGAACATGGACTAACTCGAACATCGCAAAAGTCTCCTTTAGAGTTTTTACGTACTCTAGGTTATCTGGGGGTCATTGGCTTGGTATTCTCCCGTAACCTGCCCTGTCACTAACAGGGAGTCGCTCTTTGCCAACAAACTTTTGGCACCCATCTCTTTGGCTACTAACATCCCCGCGATCAAGGCCTCATACTCAGCCTGGTTGTTACTAGCTTTGAAAGCGAATCGAAgcgcctgctcgatcagtaacCCATTGGGTCCTTCCAGAATGACGCCAACCCCACTACCTTGTTGGTTGGAGACCCGTCTACGGAGAGGACCCATCTCAAATCTACTTCCTTCTGCTGCGTGGCTTCCGAGGAGAGCTCCACTACGACGTCAACATAAACCTGGTCCTTGATAGGCCCTCTTGGTTCGTACTGAACATCGAACTCTGATAGCTCAACTGCCCATCGCACCATCCGAactgccacatcgggcttctggaGGACCTTGCGGATGGGGAGGCCTGTCATCACCATTACGGTGAAACTCTGGAAGTAATAGCGCAGCCTCCTTGCTGAAAATACTACCACCAGGGCCGTTTTCTCTATggcctggtatctcacctcTGGCTCTTGCAAAACCTTACTTACGAAATATATCGGCTTCTGCACATGGTCTTGCTCCTAGACGAGGACTGAACTGATCGCCCGCTTTGTGATGGCGAAGTACAAACAGAGTGGAGTGCCCAAttgtggcttgcacaacactggTGGGCTGGCTAAATATTCCTTTAACTTGAGAAACGATTCTTCACACTCTATGGTCCATACAAACCTATTGTTTCTCTTTAAGCACTGAAAGTAAGGGTGCCCCTTGTCCCCCCTCCTGACACAAATCGAGACAGagcggccatccgccctgtcaactccTGCACTTCCTTCATAGAGATCGGACTCCTCATGGCGATCATTGCGgtgcacttctcagggtttgcCTCTATGCCACACTCAGTGAGCAGAAACCCTAAGAGCTTGCCTGCCTCTAccccaaacacacatttttcggggttcagcttcagtCTGTACTTAACTATTGTGGTAAATAGCTCCTCTAAATCAGCAACGTGTTGATTCTTTAcctgggaggtgaccaccatgtcgtccacataaGCCTGGACGTTTCACCCTATCATAGGGGCAAGCACTCTATTCATTAACCTTTGATAGGTTGCGCCTGCGTTTTTCAACCCAaagggcattaccttgtagcagtaacaggagagctctgtcatgaacgtcgttttgcactcgtccctggggtgcatccgGATCTGGTTATATCCaaagaatgcatccaagaagctAAGAAGTTTGCATCCTGATGcgctgtccaccagggcgtcaatactgggcagtgggtacgagtccttcgggcatgcTTTATTcaaatctgtgaagtcgacgcacattctccacttgccattGGCTTTCTTGACCAATACTACATTTGCCAGCCGTTCAGGATATTGGATGTGGCCAGCGTCTAGCAACTTCTTAGTCTCCTGCCTGATGACCAatcgcctttcttcgttgaactttcttctcctctggCGCACTGGTCGAACctgggggtccatggtgaggtggTGGCACAGGAAATCTGGGTCGATGTCGGACATGTCTGAGGCAGTCCACGTGAAGGCATCCAAGTGTCGTGCTATCACCTCGACAATTTGTTCCTGTACCTCCTAGCTCAGGGACTTGCCAAgcttgaattttcttcccccAATCTCTCTTTCCAGCACTTCCTTTGTTGGTTCAGGCTGATCTTCTCGGGTATCCCCTTCTCCCCCTGGGGGTTGACGAGTTACGGTGCACACCCCTCTCTTCGTttttaggctattctcataacactTCTTTGTCGCCTTTTGGtcagacttgatcgttattACTGTGCACTCGAGGGAGGGcaatttcatcttcatatgcctcaTGGAAGCTACCACCCTTGTCTCTGTTTAGGGAAGGTCTGCCCAAAAGGATGTTATAAGCTGAAGGGGCGTTGACAACAATATACCTTATGTTTACTATGCGGGACGCATCACCATCTATGAAAGTGGTCCTTAGCTCAAGGTGCCCtcgcacctccacctggtccccAACAAAGCCATATAGGCAAGCGTTGTAGGGTCTCAACTGGTGGGTTGACAGttgtagcttgttgaaggtcgaccagaacatcacgtctacCGAAATTCCCTGGTCGATGAGGACTCGATGCACCTTCCTCCCTGTTGTTACTACTGAGATCACCACAGGATCGTTGTCATGTGGGATGACGTCCTGCAGATCTGACTTCGTGAAGAAGAGGTCGGGCTCTGGGGACTGGTCGACCTCTCTCGCTTCCACTGTCATCACTTCTCTGGCATACTTCTTTTGTTGGGAGGCGGTCCATCCTCCTACTGAGAATCCACCGACGATGGTGTTAATTTCTCCATGGACAGGTATTTCATGTCCCTGATCTCCCATAGAGGCTACTGTCGTTGGGGCCCCTTGGGTCTCTTGCAGGTATTCCTTCAGGAAGCCCTTCCTCACCAGTTCGTCTAACTGGAATCCTAACGCCAAGCAATTGCGCAGGTTGTGACCAAaggcttggtggaactcgcaccaagcgtTTTTGCTGGGCCCTAACCTCTTGTCGGTTTTCGGTGGGGCATTTAGTCTGTCAGGCACGTGAGGGATGGTGATCAGCTCCTTAAGGTTCATCCGAAAATTGTGTCTGGTGGGGGCGTTTTCCTTTGTGCGTGCCCTGGTCTAAGGCTTCCTTGCTTCATACGGTGGTTGCTTCCCCGagcctttcttctctgtcgtggCCTCGTACACCCTCATAGGCTAAGGGCTAGTTCCCCGGGGTCGGACTGGGCCGATGCTACCGCGTTTTTCTGTGACCTCTCCTTCTACGACGATGTGTGCCACTACTCGACGCCTGATTCCACAAAACATCTTGGGGCGACACCTTATTAGTGAATGGCTGAAGGGTCCTGACAGTACTCCTTTCCTGAAGGCATGCACCTTCATGTCTTCGTCCTTGGTGTGCAACttcaccacttgtgctccaaatcTGTTCAAGAACTCTTTCAAtgactctccctggtattgtTTTACGTCAAAAAGATCGTAAGAGATTGCAGGGGGAGCTCGGTTGACAATGTACTATTCTCTTAACAATGTCGAGAATTGATCGAACGAGGTAATGTGTCCATCAGGAAGAcggacgaaccagtccaacgttGTGCCTGAAAGCGTACTGATGAACAACTTACAGTGCATGGGGTCAAAGCCTCTTGAAAGCATCATTTAGGTGTGGAAAGCTGTGATATGggcctctgggtcctctacacCTGTGAAGGTGACCTTTGGGCCCATGAAGGTGGTCGGTATCACGGTGTCCATGATCGCGTGAGGGAACAGCATGGGGCGAGCCCTAACCGGTATGGGCGGAGCTCGCTCATCCATCATGCGTTCCCCCACATGCTGCAAACTCCTGCACAGTTCCTCGTTGGTTTTGCGTAACTCTTTGTTGCTTGCTTGTGACGCGGCCAGGTCGACCTGGAAATGGTCCTGATCAACTATGGATGCTACTACCGCCTGTTGAAGGGCACGtatggtctccatgagttgctGCATGGTGACGTTGTCCCCTCCTTCTGGCACAGCTGATCCTTGCCTCGTGTTTCTCATGTTGTTGGGTGGCTCTCAACACGATTATGAGTGGGACCtggttttatcgggccccacggtggacgccaaatgttcttgccggttgactcagccgccgttgacttcaaaggcagatggtggctcctcctatCTCCTAGTGGTTTCCACCCTCTCATTGAGTAGCTGAGAGTGGCtctgttgaaacagagggggccctacctgttgattgcactccgacgatcaagtcaatacTGGCTAAGAAACAGTAAGTATGTAAAGCAATTccagtcttagaaacgacgtacctttctagggttcttaccaccctttatattgGCTGTAATTAGGTCAACTTCCCTATCCCTCAAGgatctttccttaagtggaattaaGATTTACTGGTGAGGGATCTTGTGACGCGTTGCATAAGCTTAGCGCAGCCACGACACAAGACTTGCCTCTTCTGGAGTGCAATCTTTCTAACAGCATGgccgccagggtaccaactcatgtaccaacacTACGGCGCCATTTGTTCTGTGGGTGCCCTAATTATTCATGTGTCATGCATGTATTCTTTTCCTGGAAACCTTAACCCATACGGGCTTAGCGCTTCCAAGGAACACTTGTATGTGTCGTacccgaatgtactatacacaccccatgcatgatcctctcgtgATTTAGAAAACGTGTGGGTCAATGTCGCTGTCTACATAAACCTCCCTCAACCAACATAGACGAACATAACCAACCTAGCAATGCCTAGTCTCATTAGCAGTTGTTCCACGATTAACACGGAGTGAGTCAACCAACAAATTTGTCGCCATAATTACATCTAAGGTTAGGTACGTATAGAATTGTTCGAACACTAGGAGGTTCAACAAATTAGACACATTATCCAATATGATGGTCAACTCCCCAATAGGAAAATgaaaggtgtttgaatctgcATGCTTCCTCTCTATAAAGACGAGTCCTTTCTTTGTTGTATCATAACTAACACCAATTAGACTACCTAAGCTAAAAACACTCTCCTGTAGCAATTACGTGCTCATGTGATGTCCCCAACTTAATCATCTTTcttcatgaaaaccactttaAGTTCACCACGATCCTACAATACCCAAtgaatatcattttaaaattcaattaaataataGACAATTTTTACAACATCACCATTCCATAATTATCTAGTCATATGGTCATTATGTAACATGTAAAGACTTATCCACTGTCCTCCAAGATAGCTTTCATCTTCCACATGTGGTTTGGTAGGTGCTTCGGCATGCACGTCCTCAAACTGAGCATTTTCTTCATCCGAAATCACCTTCTACAATATTAATCGGTCCACCACAATGTCTTCTTCTAACATAAGCAATTGTTCGTACTTGGTCCAAACTTCACCCTTTGTTTTGGTCATTTCACTCATGTTATCTCAAAACTTAGTTCAAAAAGCAAAACCAATATGCTTATGGAAAACCAATTCCAGAATGGTCTTACGGAAAATCAAATGCTGAATTGCCTTAAGAAACAAATGCAGAATGGCCTTATGAAAAATTGGATACATAATGGCTTTATGGAAAATCAAATGCGGAACTAATCGTGAAAATACATTCAAATTGGATTATGGAATCAAAAACCCAAAATTTTTATGGAAATTAGAAAtcggaataaaaaaaaaaaactctgaaCCTTTTTTCTCCCCAACGAACTGGAGAACCATCGGAAAACACCTCCAAAAACGCCGACGAACCACCGACAACACTGACGAACCACCAACCACACTCACAATGCCCAGAATTTTAACGCGCACGGCTGCCGGAGAATACTTCTTCAATGCACAGCAGTAAAAATCCAAAAACCCTTAGACATTTAAAATTACTAAGGAGGCTATTTTGGTCAATTCACTAGTCTGATACAGTGCACGTTTCAATTTTGATATAGTGCAGGAAGCAACAACCTTAAATTAACCATGATTTTGAAATAAAGTGGTGTACATTGAAATttgtctttttttaaaaaaataagaatcaaaTATGCATTTCATGTATGGGTCGATAAAGCATCATTCTTCATAGTTGACATATGTTTATGTGTTTTAAGCCTTTTAAAGTCCTCTCAATTTGGATGCACTGTAATTTACCCTTAGATGTAAGTTTATGtcatcaaatataatttttaggagaagaaaataagataaattaaaCTAAGGTTCTCATATCAATTAGAATCACACTTCAAGTTTTGGATACACTCTGCTTTAAAATCTCTGAATAAAATACACATTTGATTCTTATAAAGAACAGCAATCTAGGAATTTGTACTGCATTTCATGATGATTCAATAATGCAAATAATTGGTTTAGTTGTAATGAGAAATTccttatttaaatttgtggatAGAGTTCCAGTATCTCCGGCAAACTTACAGCAAATAAGGTTTTCAGAAGTCCAAATTGATTTATTGCATGTCAATGTGGTCTTTTTCCTTGACAACCAAAGcgactttaaaaaataaaattgtttatcaATACAATTAATATACCATTAGATAACGACAGGAAACTAATTTCATGAAATTAAAATCCTTTTTTTCCTATATTTTTTAGTCTTCTGTGGTAAGGTATTGTGCCAAGAAATGCATATGAAGTAGGCCTTTGCTT
Encoded here:
- the LOC137834998 gene encoding uncharacterized protein, producing the protein MNLKELITIPHVPDRLNAPPKTDKRLGPSKNAWCEFHQAFGHNLRNCLALGFQLDELVRKGFLKEYLQETQGAPTTVASMGDQGHEIPVHGEINTIVGGFSVGGWTASQQKKYAREVMTVEAREVDQSPEPDLFFTKSDLQDVIPHDNDPVVISVVTTGRKVHRVLIDQGISVDVMFWSTFNKLQLSTHQLRPYNACLYGFVGDQVEVRGHLELRTTFIDGDASRIVNIRYIVVNAPSAYNILLGRPSLNRDKGGSFHEAYEDEIALPRVHSNNDQV